The genomic DNA CTATCTTAAACTTAATTGGAAATACCTGGAATTGGAGTTAGGCCGGGATAACCTCTGGTGGGGGCCAGGCTATCATGGGGCCCTTATCCTCTCCACTAATGCCCCGCCTTTTGACCTGATTAAACTGAATACATCCTATCGTTGGCTTTCTTTTTCTCTATTTCTGACCAGGCTGGAGAAAGATAGAGAAATACCTCACCCCTTTCTAACCGGATCAAGGCTGGAATTAAAGCTACCCTGGGGATTTAATCTGGGGGGCAGCCGGGTGATTATGCTGGGCGGAGAGGGAAGACCTGAATTGAAGTGGGCGGATGTCTGGACGATTCTCTCGGGGAAAAATGTGGCAGACGCTAATGAGGGGGCTGAAACCAATCAATTAGCGGCGGTTGATGTGGCCTGGCGACGTGAAATCAAAGGCCATCAATCACCGGCTATCGAGATATACGGTGAATTCGGGGGTGAGGACGAGGCCGGGGGGTTTCCTATCATAAGCGGTTATCTCATCGGTTTTGCTTTGGCTGATGGCCAAACCGGCTTCAGGGTAGAACAGGCCAGAACCTATTATAAGGTCTCCTGGAGTGATTTTTATCCCAATTGGTATGGACACCACGTTTATAAAACGGGCTATCGCTACCAGGGGCAAATAATCGGCCACCATATGGGTGGAGCGGCTAAAGACCTCTTTATTGGCCTGAGCCGACGACTGAGAAAAAGTCTCTATGCCGGCTTGGAACTAAGTGAGGAGCTGCACCAGGGGATAAATAAGCCTGATGAACGACAAATAGAAACAGCCGTATTTTTTGCTTATGAAACTGGAAGGGGACAAAATTTTTCGGTAAGGTATGTCTATACCCAAAAAGCGGAGGCCGACCATAAAAGCGGGAAACTGACCAAAGACAATTTTATCCAACTTAGGCTTGATTATTAGTAACTATTCAGATAGATAGGCTGAAGACTGAAGGCTTTTAGGAATAAATGCGAAGAACAGATGATTGGATTTCAGTCTTCAGCCTTTAGTCGTCAGCCTTCAGTCTATCCACCTGAGTAGTTACGATTATTATAGGCGAGAATGTTACGATTGCGGATTTAAAATCTTCAGTTCGCAATCCGCAATCCGCAATCCCTAATCCAAAATAAATAATGTAATGGTTGGGTGGCGGCAGGAAGCCGGGCGATGATTGAATATCTGCTATTGTTTCTTATGGCTTTAACTGTCTCATACTTTCTCACCCCTTTAGTGAGAAAATATTCACTCAAGATGGATCTGGTTGACTACCATAAATCCCAGAATAAGTGTATCATCACCAGATTAGGAGGGTTAGCGATCATAATCTCCTTCGTCACTACTTTGGGATTGACTTTTATCCTTTATCATCAACCATTTGTGGGCATCCTTTCTCAGGTTTCCGGTCTCTTCCTGGGGATCATCATCATTATGTCAATGGGAATATACGATGATATCAAGAAACTTTCGGCCAAGTTCAAGTTCGGCATTCAGTTAGTGGTAGCGCTCCTTATGATCGGCTTTGGTTTCAGGCTTGAGGCAATCAGCCTGCCATTCTATTCGGGGACTATTCATCCGGGCTGGGTTAGTTTACCTTTAACTCTTTTCTGGATTGTGGGAATTACTAATACCATTAATCTAATTGATGGTCTGGATGGTCTGGCCGCCGGGATTGTTTTTATTGCTTCCATAAGTCTCTTTGGAGTGGCGGTAATTGGAGGAGATGTGGTTTTAGCCCTCTTTACGGCTATTTTAGCCGGCAGCACTTTGGGGTTTCTAAGACATAATTTACCACCGGCCAAGATATTTATGGGTGATACCGGAAGCAACTTTTTGGGATACATCCTAGCTCTCCTAGCTCTCCTTAGTTCCCAACCCGGTAGCGGGGGGAAAACGCCCTTTATCATCTTTGTGGTGGTTCTCGGCGTGCCGATATTAGATACCTCATTGGCCATCATTCGTCGGACCGCCCGGGGTGTCAATATCTTCCAGGCCGATAAAGACCACTTACACCACAAGCTTATTCACCGGGGGCTGAGTCACCTTCGAGTTTTAATGGTCCTATATGGTCTTTCAGCTTTATTGGGTTTTATTGCCCTGGCCCTTTTTATCGAACATCATATCCTGATCACAATTTCTCTTATTCTTTTAGGGGCTGTAATTATTTCGGGTTTGGTAAGCTTAAAGATTATTTCGGATTTCGGATGGCGAAATAGTTCACCCCTGAGATCTTAACAGATTACGACCGGTGCGATCAACATTTATTGGGATGGTTCACCTTACTGTGAAAGCTTGCGGCTAAATTAGAAACCCGTTTTTTCCGAAAAAACGGGTTTCTGATCTCGTGTAACCCGAGTAGGTTGCCCCGAATTATTGAGGAAGATACGAAGGACCCGCAAGGTTTCACAAGAAAAATGGACGATTTGAACCGTCCCCATTTATCTGATTTACAAGGGGGATTGATTATGTCTATTTCCAGACGGGTAAAAGAGATTCCACCTTCGCCTACTTTAGCCATTACCGTTAAGGCGGCTCAGATGGGCAAAGAGGGTATTGACGTCATTGGCTTTGGGGCAGGGGAGCCGGATTTTGACACGCCCGAGAATGTGAAAGAAGCGGCTATTGCCTCTATTCGGGAAGGGTTTACCAAATATACCCCGGCTTCAGGAATAGCCGAATTGAAGGAAGCTATTTGCCGGAAATTTAAAAGGGATAATGATCTGGATTATGTCCCCCAAGAGGTGAGTGTCGCCTGTGGAGGTAAACACTCCCTTTTTAATATTATCTTTGCCCTCTGTGATGAGGGGGATGAGGTGATTATCCCTATCCCTTATTGGGTAAGTTATCCGGAACAGGTCAGGCTGAGTGGAGGGGAACCTGTCTTTGTCGAAACCTTACAGGAAGACGACTTCAGGATTAAGATCGAGCAATTGGAAGCGGTAATTACCTCCAAAACTAAGATCATAATCCTTAATTCGCCCCAGAATCCAACTGGCGTAGTATACGATCGGGAAGATCTGGAG from bacterium includes the following:
- a CDS encoding capsule assembly Wzi family protein gives rise to the protein MRILLLFIPLIGIFGQSHGSRAEVWLREEVSFYEGASARYYDHLNQEEFEEGLNLRWQLYWNKNWGKRLAVSLAPSIKGGATADIGLYKGYLKLNWKYLELELGRDNLWWGPGYHGALILSTNAPPFDLIKLNTSYRWLSFSLFLTRLEKDREIPHPFLTGSRLELKLPWGFNLGGSRVIMLGGEGRPELKWADVWTILSGKNVADANEGAETNQLAAVDVAWRREIKGHQSPAIEIYGEFGGEDEAGGFPIISGYLIGFALADGQTGFRVEQARTYYKVSWSDFYPNWYGHHVYKTGYRYQGQIIGHHMGGAAKDLFIGLSRRLRKSLYAGLELSEELHQGINKPDERQIETAVFFAYETGRGQNFSVRYVYTQKAEADHKSGKLTKDNFIQLRLDY
- a CDS encoding MraY family glycosyltransferase encodes the protein MIEYLLLFLMALTVSYFLTPLVRKYSLKMDLVDYHKSQNKCIITRLGGLAIIISFVTTLGLTFILYHQPFVGILSQVSGLFLGIIIIMSMGIYDDIKKLSAKFKFGIQLVVALLMIGFGFRLEAISLPFYSGTIHPGWVSLPLTLFWIVGITNTINLIDGLDGLAAGIVFIASISLFGVAVIGGDVVLALFTAILAGSTLGFLRHNLPPAKIFMGDTGSNFLGYILALLALLSSQPGSGGKTPFIIFVVVLGVPILDTSLAIIRRTARGVNIFQADKDHLHHKLIHRGLSHLRVLMVLYGLSALLGFIALALFIEHHILITISLILLGAVIISGLVSLKIISDFGWRNSSPLRS